The following is a genomic window from Meriones unguiculatus strain TT.TT164.6M chromosome 7, Bangor_MerUng_6.1, whole genome shotgun sequence.
ACACTGTCTCCTGAAAGAGTTAGGCATgatggctcatgtctgtaatcccagcactcagctgcCTGCAGTAGGAGGGTCACTCTGactctgaggacagcctgggctacacagagttCCAAGCCAGTGCTGAGTACACAGGGAGTTCCTGTCTCAAGGACGGAGGgccactggagagatggctcagcagggaagagcaagggctgctttttcagagaacctgggttcaattcccagcatccatgggtgttaacaaccatctgtatctccattccaggggatctaatgccttcttttgatgtctatggacaccaggcatgcatatgggaCATAGATAcaggcagacaaaacacacaaaaaatgaaaaaaaaaaaaaaaaaaaaaaaaaaaaccaacaacaaaaaccgaAAAACCAAAAAACGAATAAATCAAAATTGTAAAAAGGTCtagagtgatggaggaagacgctgctgctggcctctggcctccccaGTCACACGCAAAAGCAATGGACAAGCACACtggcatacatgcatacatacacacaatgcccaaacaaacaaatgaaaagcaaCAGGGACAAAACAAGCCTCCCCCTTCACAAAATGCTTCTCAGTTgggctgtggtggtacacacctttaatcccagcaatcttgagacagaggcaggtggctctgtgagttcaaggccagcctggtgtacagagctagctctaggatagccagggatacacagataaactctgtctcaacaaacaaacaaaaaaccaccaacaaaaaaacaaccaacaaaaaatGCCTCCAGTCTTAATATTACAGTCAGCTCTATCCCAATCACCATGAAAGTTTCTGTCTCCTTTCTTCAGTCCTATTTTTGCTAACTACTTCCTCCTAAGTGTACTGTTGTCACCTAAGCAGCAGCACATCCTTCAGCAAAGGAGGGTGATACCATGATGAACTCAGACTCTGGAATCAGTGGCCAGCTGGAGGAAGGCTCTGGTCTGGTACCTGGGAGTTATGCCTTCAGGCAAGTGACTTCACCTCTTGACAGCTCAGTTTCTTGAACTATATAAGATGGTGTGATAACAACACTTACTTCAAAGAGCTGAGGCATCAAGGAGTGGCCGAGAAGTGGGAGCTCTGGCTAAACCGCTTTCTGTTTTAAGGTTTGTCTGCTCACTCTTCTGGGTTTTTGTTCAGAGACAGGatcttgtttatatatatatacccccAACATAGCCTGgagctctgtatcccaggctggcctcaaactcacagagaccccccccccccccccgcctctgcCTTCCGAATGTAGGCATTACTGGTAAACCACCCAGCCATTGTCTCTTTGGTCATCATGAACATGAAGTGATAAGAACCAAAAAATACACTTCTCCAAAGCATAGCTTCTCCCCAGCTCTCTGAGATGTTTAAGAACCCAGACCTTCTGTCATATTAGTGTCCTCAATCCTGACCCAACAtctgtctccttcctcctcagtACTTCTCAGCTAGCCCTTCCTTCTGTCTTTAGTATGCATGGTTCATCTTTTCCAACAAGGCTTACCATACATCAGGCTAATGATTAAAAAGCAGGACAAAGtttagcatggtggcacacacctgtaatcctagcgctcctgaaggcagagataggtggatctctgtgagttcaaggccagcttggtctacaaagggagtccaagaaagccaaggctacacagagaaaccctgtcacaaaataataataataataataataataataataataataataataaagataaaaaagaaaaagcaggatcaacagtgcatgcctttaatcctagcaaagGCAAAAGGCAGACAAatgtttgtgagttcaaggccagcccagtctacttagcaagttccaggccagcaggagctatacagtaagaccctatctcaaaacaaaaataaaaaccaaacaaccaaaccaaagagCAACAAGGAGAttctttctgtagggctggatggaacccagggcatgTGATAGACAACTGTCGCTGAGCTGGACCCCCAGTTCCCTGAGCTTGTCTGACAAACAAGGCAGGGAATAAAAGGTAAATTAAATACATTCAAGTATTATGCTTCAAGTGGTCTATGCACTGTGACACTTGTCTTATTGGCTGCTCCAATCTTTCCAATGATCCTGTCTTTCAGCTTTTGAAAAAGatctattcatttttgttttgtgtgtatgggtgttgcCTGCAGGTATGTTTACATACCACACGCATGCACGCAGGCCAGAATGTGTTGGAACCTCAGGAATGGAGCTTAACaaggttgtgagcagccatgtgggtgccacTAGGGTCCGCTCCAAGTGTAACAGTACTGtgaccctctgagccatctctctaccccccCACgatcctgtctctctgtcttggtGGAAGCAGGGTGCGTGCCCAGATCTTCTGACTACAGAACCTGTGTGCTTCCCTGAGCTTCACTGTGTGTCTCTCACCTCTAATGGTTTGCGTACGACTGTTTCTCAAATGAATTAAGATGCCTTCCctttcacaaaactaaagccaCAAAACTCTAAGATTGTCTAgattctaaaaaaacaaaaagaaaacccagagCCAATCTGCTGACCCCAGAGTAACTGTGGCCCATGACACTCtgctcagtttctgtgagccagAACACTTCTCACTGCAGCTCCCCGTGGACAGCTTTAGGTACCGCACGGACCCTGGAGCATGGCTAACTGCTCATGCACTTAATGCTTCCTGACACAGGTCTTCACCAGCTTTGATCGTAATATCCTCTGCTCAAGGCTCCTTCTGCATCCACAGGGTTACTGTAACTGCACCTGGTACAATCCCCGACTCTAACAGGATTTCCCGCCCTGCCCTCAGCCCCTCCACCCTCCCCTGTAATGAAGCCACATCGGTTCTCATTACATCTTGGCTCAGGGACACTGCATGGGCTGATGAAAGCTGCATTCTATGCTCGCACACAAATCATCCAGCCACTGTGTATAGCTAAACAGACACATGAATCACCCACAGTCACTTAAGATAGCCAGCTACCCAGGCCAGGGTCTTACTCCCCCAAGCTGCTACTCATCAGTGCTGCTGAAGGACTAGAGAGCCTGAGAGCCTGTCCTTTCTCTACCAGCATCGCTATCCCCTTCGCTATACTCTCCTGGGGACTGAGGCATATAACTGAGAGGCAGAAAACTTGCCTAGCACATAGGGCTCTGGGTTCAACACCACtgcaaaaacagacaaataaacaaagcCACCTTTCCTCGGCAAGTCTAACTGACCTCTCCCTCTTGTCTCTGGTTGCTAGCTTCCTTTGGCCTTTGAGTTCTGGAAAACTCCCGACCAAGCTAATCCTGATGGCTTGGCTCTCCCTGCTATTGATGGGTCCCTTTGTTGGTCTGGCTAGAACACTCTTGTCAGGACCCTAGTTCAAACATAGGCTAGGCACTGCCTTTACTCTTGGGCTGAGCATATGCTGGATCTAGGTTCACTCTGTGCACCCAGAGAACAGCAGTGACACACTGCAGGTTTGTTCTGCAGGGCTAGGTGTCAGACCGAGGCCTTACACACGAAGCTAGATCTCTGGCACTTAAGAAACTTTGTGATTCAGGAAGACTCTGAACCCCAGTCTGCCTGACTGCAGAGCTGCAGGTTTTCAGTGGTGCTTGCAGCCCAAACATAGAGGGATGTCTGGGCAGGAACAGTGGACACCATGATTGAAATGCTCCTGTCTAGGGCCAGAGGTTGGTTCCTGTGGTGTATGTTGCTGAGCCCACATGGAGAGCAGGCATGCCACAGCTGCCACTAAATTCTGTACATGCTCTGTAGTCCCAGGGGAAGTGCCTATAGTGCAAACATAAGGATGTAAGCTTACATTCTCAGCATCCATTTCAAAGCATaatgcttgcctagcaggcaTTACACCACAGAACTGCAGACTTAGCTCTGCGCTTAGATGAAGTACTGGAGGTGAAAAAGCACTACCAAGTCCAGAGAACAGATCCAAGCCCCACACACCCTTAGCTATGCCATCCGAGGGCTTGTCCTTACTACCTGAGTCTACCTACCCTGTGAATCTAGCCAACTCCAGCCCAAACCCAGCTGCTTGTGAGGACTTCCCGTCTTTTCCCACCCAGCTCTCTGTGCTATGCCCCAGGGGAACTGCACCTCCCAGCTAAGGACTAAACCCAAAGCCTTGCAGGAGCTGGCCAACTGCTCGACCACCAAGTTACAGCCACAGTCCTCACTGAAGTCTTGACTGCTGGCCTCCGAGGCCCCAGCTGGTTCTTGAGGCCTTCCAGATTCCACGTTGCTTTGCGAGTTCAATGCACAGGCAATAGAGACCAGCTACTCCCTGCAGCTTCAGTCACATCGGCCAGCCAGAGCCTGTCCTCTTACCTACTTTCAGCCTACTCTGCTGCCAGGCTACTCTCTGTCTCCAGGGTGCATTGCCTCTTCCTGTGTAGACTGTCCTAGCCATAGCCCTAGCCCCGTCCTGCTCCACACTCCTGAAATGGGGCATTCACGCTCCCCTTCCTTGATAAGGACATTTAGGCTTTGTCAGAGCATCTCCATACATGAAATTCATAGCCCTGGCCTGCTTTGGAGATACCTGTTTCCCTCTTTACAACTAGGAGTCTGGGTCACCCTGCTAGTGTCTTCCCCACTTAATATCTGTGCCCTAAACTTGTAGGAAACCTTCTGCCAAAGCTGTTCTTGCTCTCCATTTAAGCCTCAGGCTTTGTTCGTTACCTGGCCCTTTCTAACTTCTTAGAAAGTTCTTTCAGACTACCACTCCTCCCAAAAAGATCCATCTACAGACATGGCCCATGCTCCCTGGGCACCAGGTCCTGGGCTAAGCATATGCAAGGTCTCAGCCAAGTCTGAGTGAGCTATGTACCCTGAGCATGCCCATTTCATCACTGAAACCACCAGGTCTAAAGCACCCGAAGAGCTAAAGCTGAGGGCAGCAGCGTGAGGAGCAGCCCACGCACACCTCCTCTGTATTGTTCTCTGGGaacttcacattttcttttctttcctttgggaAAGTGTTTGCCTTCTTTTGTTTTAGAGGAGCTCTGGCAAAGTTTTACTAAAGGAATATGTTCCTGTCTACTTTCCACCAGTCTGTTACGGCATGCATAAGAGTATCAGAATCCCCTGGGTCAATGATGGCCAGTGTGCTTACTCTGCAGTATTTTCCACATGCTGTGCCCAATTCTGTATTACTGCCACTGTAGTGACGGACACCAGGTTTAGCCAACAGGGCATAGGATTCTATTTCAGATTTCCTCAGAGCTGGGCAGCTGTTGGAGAGGATAACCAGTTTCGCTTTGCCTTGTCTGATCATCTTCCGAGTCTGTTTGTATCCCAGCACATACTTCCCACTTTTCATAACAAATTGGAGCCTGGAGTTGATCTGACTCCAGAcacttttttgtcttctctgtgaccaccatcttcctgcctcaggtgCGGGACAATCCCCAACCAAGATCAGCCGCTGAGATGGCCAGGGAACGAgaaagctttgttttgttttttaagacaggccttcatgtagccctggctggctttgaacttgctgtgtagctgagggatGCCTAGTCTGCACCTCCCAAAAGCAAGGATTACAATTGTGCAAAACCATGTCTGGCTTACCACTGTTTCTCATCTCCTCACACAGTATTTGACTCAGTCAAGTTTGGGGCAAAGGAACTTAATATGAGTAACTATCTTAGTAACTATCTTTTTACATTCCTGAATAAGGCCTAGCAAGCCCTGGGAATTACAGGCAAGGGTTCCCAgaattctattttcccttccctcctaAGTGAGGGCTGCCGCTGCCCTTTCCTATACCCTCTCTTTCAATAACCTTTTACCCTATCTATACTCTACTCTTGCTAATACCATTCTTCTGTCCACTCTCAGACCAGTCTGGGAAGCTCTCACAGCTAGTACCTAAAAAGGGGCAGGAGGTTCCACTCCTAAGTCGATGGCTGGACCTATTCCTGCTTCCCCAACGCTTGTAACCTGTGGTACGCGCTGACCTCCGCCCTGCCCCAGGGCTGGCTGGCACAGTTAGACCCAGAGCCCCCTGGGTGCCGATTCCTCCTCACCTGGTGTCATAGTTGTTGGAGTGCCTATCAAACTTGTAGGTGGGTGGGAAGAGCAGCGCACCTTCCTGGAACTCCCGGAGCAATGGGTCATGGCTTTTGGCAATGAAGAGCTGTAGATAAAGACACAGTCCCCATCTCCTCACAGTCCTGACTCAACAGGTCAGCACCACCCTCTTTCTGTCACTGCTTCAGCAGTCCCCATATCTTCTGAAAATGTGACTTCCTAGGAACAGGGGAAGCAGCTGCTTGCCACATCCTCTGTCTATTCCTCTGTGGAGAGCAAACTGAGTTCCAACTGTCTGGGGGCCACTAGGAGGCTTTTGtcagaggacacagagaaaccaaggCCCTGAAAGGGGCGGCATGTTGTTCTTCAAGAGGCAACCAGGCTTGGGATACTAGAGGTAACAGGAATACAAGTAGGCTCATGCATGTCACAAGGCTGCGGCTGGCCAACACTCATCTGGATGCCCCTCTCCCTGCCTTCTTTTTAGGGGGATGCTACATTTCACACTGTTGCTAGGACTTGGCTGGAACTAAGGTAGCCAAGACAGCATCAAAATCAGGACAATCACCCTGCCtcaatctcctgagtgctgagagtacAGGTGTGAGCAACTAGGCCCAGCCTGGCTCCCTACACCTGAGCATGCCAGTGGTTTCCCTAGGTGAAGATGGGCACTGacagtaaggctgctccacctccATGTGCAAAACCTGGCTACATTTCTCTTCCCacccagggaggaaggagaacagATCCCAGACAATCTGAGCACTGCTGCTCTCTGAACATTTCATAGACTTCCAGAATAGGTTCacatttctctctcacacacaccctctgCTCATTTCACACCCCCCCCCAAATCCTCTGTTCACTACACACACAGCAGACCCTcttacttcacacacacacatacacacacacacacacacacacacacacacacacgagcacacacatgcacaccccccAGCCCCTCttgctcaccacacacacacacacacacaaacacacacacacgagcacacacatgcacaccccccAGCCCCTCTTGCTCACCACACACATACCGCAGACCCTCTTACtcacctcacacacatgcatacacaccccAGACCCTCttgctcaccacacacacacacacacacacacacacacacacacacacactctgctcATTTGATACCTGATCCTTCTCCCACAGCTCGCGGTAGTACTGCCTTGTTACACAGTCCTGAACAAAGAGCAACCCAAAGTCCTCAATTCGAAAGTTCATGTCTCCAAACCACAGAATGAGGCTTCAGGAAAAAAAGGAGGGCAGCCTGAGGGTTTGTGAGGAGGTCAGTGAAAGGCACAGGCTTGTTGAGCCCAAGGACTGCTGGGAAGGAAAAAGCTGAGGGGTCAGGTGAGAAGCTAGACTCTAGGACTCTAAGAGCAGCAGATGAAGGCCAGGACATGCATGGGTCCAACAGGACCGTCCTTGGCTCTGATGCTATTATTTAAGTTAACGGACTTTCCCAGAGGAGCACATGGCAAATACAGGGCAGGCTCTGACCTCTGCTCCCCAGCTGCCTGTCAGGACAAGCTGAGAAACAGCCCCACGGGAAACTCAGGAACAACAAGGGTCTTGACCTGGGATGTTTACAAGTGTCCAGGGTTTCTTGGAAGGccagagaggccagaggaaggtagatctcaGGCAGGCAAAGCTGGATAGCACAGCAGATGGGCCATCAGGGAAGGGGCTGGGGGTGGAGCGCTACTGACTGGCTGGGGAGTACACTCAGCAGTCAATGCTAGCCCGGGCTGCTGTGGGGGAGGGCAGGGGTGACAGTTTGCAGCTTCAGGCTCACTCATGGTCCAGGATGTTGGGGATATCATCTCCCTCAAAAGTCTGACTCTCCAAGATTCGGTCAAAGTGCTCCAGCCGCTGGTTATTGTTGGCCATGTGGGGCGGCAAGTGGCAGTTGACGATGCTGACGTAGTAGCCGTAAAGCTTCAGGCAGACGTTGACTCCCCCTTTGTTCCCCTGGCAGGAAAGGTGGGGGAGCGTGGGGAGAGACTCTGGATGGTAACACACCCCTCTCTTCCCACCCTGGGTCCCCTCCCCCAGGATCTCAGCCATAAACACACAGCTTCCCAGCTAATTGGTCCCATGCAGAAAACTCAACACCCAATCTCGGATCTCAGGAGTACCTCACCCCTGCTGAGATGGCAGGGTTGGGGCGGGGCAGGGGAGGGTATGCAGGGGCCTAGGCTACACACAATATGCAGACTCAGTTCGTTACCGCTCTGCTTAGTTCCGAAGCATCCAGCCCTAGCGAGCTCAGGTCTCAGACAGGAGCGCAGTGCTTACCCAGTACCCGTAGAGGCCGGTTGGGGTGGATCTTGTAGAGATGATCTGGATGTAGGGCAGATGCTGATACTTGACAAAGACCAGTAAGAGAAGACCCAGCATACGGACTTGGCAGATCTGCGCCAGACGGCAAAGGTCATTTGTTAAACTGCAAAGGCCAACTGCATCCCTGCCAAGGCTGACTAGGGACTTTTAAGAGTCTAGAACCACAtgcaaagccagaccaagagtCTATGGGGCCCACTGTGAGGATGAATTTCAcactcttgctttctttctcagctGCGAACAGTGCATTCTGGGAGCTGCTTATGGTCCTGGGAAGAGGCTTCCAAGGTAGCCTGCCACTAGAAAGGCACTCCTCTCCCAGCCCGGCTACACACTGAGATGCTCCTCTCACTCATACCGTCCTTAGATCGCCAGCCTCTCTTCTCATGGCTGACGCAAGAGCAAGCGTCTGCCGTATACAATGTGGAGCTCTTCCCTTTGGCCCAATGATATCTGAGTGTGGTATCTTGTGCAGGGGAGCACTGTGGAGCTTAAAGGTGTCCTGCTCTATCGATTTCCTCCTTGTTCCTTTGGGTCAGTGTccctcactgaacccagagcaaGGGTGGCGACCACCAAGTCCAATGGTCCTTCTCTCTCCACTCCCCCAGAGTGCTCCGGTACATGTGGCCATGGGGGCCCTGGGCTTTCTGTGTGAGTGCTGAGATCTGAACCCCTGGAGAGGCTACTGCAACAAGTGCTCTAACCCATGATGAGCATCTGCCATCTGCCATGAGCCATCTGCCCATCCCACTCCCCTTTCTGATACAGGGTCTTGCTAGGGATCCCAGGTAGACCTTGAACTGGCGAtgttcctgccttagcctcttgagtgctaggattacaggtgtgagccccCATACCCACTTTGGCTTAGGGACTCTTAAATATTAGCAAGAACAAGAGAGAAGCTTTTAGGGTACTCTCAGTCTTGAGTTGTCTGATGGCGACTCAAATGCAGAAACTCGCTGACTGTGCACTTAATACGCCCAtccactttccttcccttttcaccGCGATGCTGAGGGCCAGTTGCAGAGCTCTATGCATGCCAGTAAGCATCTGAAAACTTTTTCATATATGTTCTAGCCCAGGGAAACAGTACCATGAAAATGGTGGtggagtgtgtgcgtgtgtgtgcgtgtgtgtatgtgtgtgtttgtgttttataACTAGGAAGTTAGGCATGAGGCCAtaggcctataatcctagcactcaggagttttaggccagtctgggaaacaggagacatagttgcaaaacaaacaaacaaacaaataagttcTGACTGGGTGGCTGAATGTCCATGAAGGCAATGTACAGAACATAGAAGTTAGTTCTGAGGACACAAGCTTCAGAGCTGGAGAAAGAATCCGACACCCATGGAAAGGCTTAAGCTTTTCCCCAGCTGTCAGGCATCACTGTCCCTGGCTTGCTGATGTTGGGCTCAGTTTCCTAGGGGAACTAGGAAGACTGTTTTGAGATTGCCAAAATGCCCTACTATTGCTGGCTGCAGAGGTCGGGGGGAAAAGGCCATCCCTAGTGACCCTATCTCTCAGGGCTGGGCTGTCCACCACTCCAGTAGCTGTTTCCGGAGCATGAGGTGCAAAGGCCAAGGAGGAAATATCCGGGTGGGGAACTCGACAAGACCTTCCAGGAATTATGAAACTTGATCCCACAGTCCAGAAGCAGCCTTAGCATAGTGGATAAGTGGGGAGAACCCCAAACTCAGTACTGAACAAAGGAGGTACTGGAGTCTGAGTCCTCTGATAGTGCTACAAATGTATATACTAACCTATTCTTTCTACCCTAagtcttaactttttttttttttttgtaaaggaaTTGAACCTATGTAAGTTTTCTACTGCTGAACTACAGTCTTGTATTTTTCCCATTCATAACTATTTAGGACATGAGGGACCAAATCCCAGAGTCAGGACAGAAACCAAGAAACTGATAAGAAACAGGAATAGATTTACATGTAACTGTAGGTAACAGAGCAGGTTTGGGCCGCTGGGCTTTAACACAAAGACCAGTCTACTTGGTGAGAGAGCAGCAGGAAgtcagggaagagaggagggagtaaGGGCAGGACCCGGTAAGAATGGAAGAGTGGGTAGGATTCTGAGGAAGAGCCAGAGCCTCCCGGTGAAAGGTCCAGTTGGAGGGAGAAGGCGCGAAAGGGACTGGCAGGAGGTAGACACTGAGGCAGCAAAGAGTGTCCTCTGAGCTCCCAACTTACAGCTAGTAAATCCCCAAAGGAACTGGCTATAAACAGGGTTCTCCCGCCCATCTGGGCTAAGAGGAAGAGAGGCATCTACTTTGCGTGCCTAGACCCTAAGGCTAGCTCTCAATTTTAGGAGGCCACATGAGTGGAATGGGTTGTGTCCCTGCCACAGGCTGAGCTGATTTCCTTGGCTCCATTCCACCCTACCAATCCCTTGCCAATCAGTCAAGGCGCAAGGAGGCGTGAGGTCTCGGCAAGGAATGAGTATTGACAGAGGTGGTTCTTCCTTGCTTGAGAGAGTAGATCAAAATCTCCTACAAGAGgcttctcagtttcttttttggggggaactAAGGGTTCTGGGGCTGGCATTATCTAGCCTCAGGGGAACTAAGCCTTCTATTTCTCCTCCTTAGAAGGCCACGTAGCTCTTGCTCCAGTATCCCTGAACAAACTAGGTAACAAAATTAATACTGAAGAGTAAAACTGGTCCTAGAAAGGGAAATAGAGAGAATTCTAGTGTTTCCAAAAAGCTGCGAACTAGGTACTTTGGGAGTTTGTTCATTCATTGTGGGTGCAGGGCAGATATAAAACTCAGTGACCTAAAGCCCTCCTGTCATTCTCCTATGATCTAAAAAGTCCACAAAGTGTGCTGGTCCCCAAACTAACAACTACTTTCCACTGCACCCATCTTCACCTCTCCTAACTTCTGGGCTGCTAGAAATTGAGGGGATTACCTGTCAGTCATAGCATACACTAGCATAGCAATAATTTATGATAGTTTAGAACACAAGTTTAGCGGTCTAAAAGATCTGGATTCAGATCCCGGAGGGCCAATGTGATTTCCGAGCCTTGGGCTTATCTGTCTAGTATTTCTATCTCCAGAGTTAAGACTGTAAAATAACTCACACCAAGAGCTCATGGGCTTGATACCAAGCATTCTGTACACTGTAGCGAGGACTACACTCAAGAGCTCTCATGCTGGGCAGTAAGGAGACATAGGAGGGAGGGAGTAGGTGCTGACATAGTAACAAGCCCTGTTGCAGTTCCACTAGGAAGTCTCCCAAAGGGATAAATATCCAGTGTGAAACTAACCCCTAGAGTCATAGTTCAGACCTAGGTACCCTGCAACAGCACAACGCAGGCAGGAGTTGAAGAGAGCCAAGTGTAGTGTGGGGTTTAAACCTTcgtatctattattattattattattattattattttggtttttggttttttaagacaagccttggctgtcctggactcactttgtagatcaggctggcctcgaactcagagatctgcctgcctctgcctccccaagtgctgggattacaggtatgtgctgtGCCACCTCGACTGGCTAGGTTTAAACCTTTTAGTGAATGGGAAAGAACATAAAAAGCTGAGTGGAAAAAAGAGGAACATATCAGACAAACAATTGGAGTCAGTGCAGGTGACACACATTCCTCCATGGCTCATGCGCTCTTAACTTACCTTGACGAAGTTCAGAGGGGAGAGCATATCCATGAAGAAACTGCTCCACGGGTCTTCAAATGCAGCATCAGAAAGAAGGCTTATGATTCCAGAATTCATTTCCTGCAAACTAACCATCCCACGTCAGAGATCATGCCCTGCCCTCAACGACATTGCTTCTCCCACAGACCTCAGGAGACTTTCAGACCTGGGTTCTGAAGACCAAGATTTCTCTCTTCCCTAGCTGTGTGGCTGCTGATCTCCAACCCATGACCATTGCTGACCCAGAATAAGAAACCTGAGACTGGACCCAAGGAGCATGAAAGCTCCTTAACCTCAGACTCTAAActgagagaggacaggagcagagGGGGAAGGGCCCTTCAGATACCCACCCAATGATATACATGTCCAGATTCAGGTCTCGGTTGTTCAGCTGAAGCAGGTCACTGAGGTCCACAGTGGGGGATGCTGAGGCCACATTCCATGTCACTACATGCATGCTGTGGAAAGGATGGTAAATGGAGGCTAAGATGTTTCCAGATAAGGGAACTAGGCCTGTCAATGGCTTCCACTCCAGTGTTAATGAGAAATGTATTTGCATATTTGTTTAGTGTTTTTGAAGCAgcatctcactgtgcagccctgactggcctcaaactccttatGACAGAGTTGCGGAACTCGTGGAGATCCGCCCTCCCCTGACTCCTAATTCTGGCATTAAAATTGTATAGTGTATGCCCAGCTTTGTTTCTGCATCTTGCGgtaggaaaagaggaaaaggagcaaTGGAGTATAAAGCTTTTACCTTCCGCTTTCTCCCCTGAAGCTGGATCTCTCCCCTTGAACTGGCTCCTCTGCTCAGGTTT
Proteins encoded in this region:
- the Inpp5k gene encoding inositol polyphosphate 5-phosphatase K isoform X2, producing MNSGIISLLSDAAFEDPWSSFFMDMLSPLNFVKICQVRMLGLLLLVFVKYQHLPYIQIISTRSTPTGLYGYWGNKGGVNVCLKLYGYYVSIVNCHLPPHMANNNQRLEHFDRILESQTFEGDDIPNILDHDLILWFGDMNFRIEDFGLLFVQDCVTRQYYRELWEKDQLFIAKSHDPLLREFQEGALLFPPTYKFDRHSNNYDTSEKKRKPAWTDRILWRLKRQPQVSPLVSSLPTSYFSLTLKSYVSHMMYSISDHKPVTGTFSLELNPLMAVPLITIMPEYLWTMENDMLISYASTPEFLSSPWDWIGLYKVGMRHINDYVSYVWVGDNQVSFGNNPNQVYINLSAIPDTEDQFLLCYYSNNLHSVVGISQPFKIPHRCYLRDDEVCEPELRWE
- the Inpp5k gene encoding inositol polyphosphate 5-phosphatase K isoform X1 encodes the protein MMSAVSPRRPSPRKGFVLSMHVVTWNVASASPTVDLSDLLQLNNRDLNLDMYIIGLQEMNSGIISLLSDAAFEDPWSSFFMDMLSPLNFVKICQVRMLGLLLLVFVKYQHLPYIQIISTRSTPTGLYGYWGNKGGVNVCLKLYGYYVSIVNCHLPPHMANNNQRLEHFDRILESQTFEGDDIPNILDHDLILWFGDMNFRIEDFGLLFVQDCVTRQYYRELWEKDQLFIAKSHDPLLREFQEGALLFPPTYKFDRHSNNYDTSEKKRKPAWTDRILWRLKRQPQVSPLVSSLPTSYFSLTLKSYVSHMMYSISDHKPVTGTFSLELNPLMAVPLITIMPEYLWTMENDMLISYASTPEFLSSPWDWIGLYKVGMRHINDYVSYVWVGDNQVSFGNNPNQVYINLSAIPDTEDQFLLCYYSNNLHSVVGISQPFKIPHRCYLRDDEVCEPELRWE